A window of Campylobacter lari subsp. lari contains these coding sequences:
- the dksA gene encoding RNA polymerase-binding protein DksA, translating into MQELNLEEFKNILLQRQKEILQELQGNIDNIHNLQDSEPRDEVDLQQIDNSSHIDFKINENLKAELEEIKHSLSKIDNNTYGICEYCEDDIHPERLKVKPHAKYCINCRENLEKRKEL; encoded by the coding sequence ATGCAAGAATTAAATCTTGAAGAATTTAAAAATATATTACTTCAAAGACAAAAAGAAATTTTACAAGAACTTCAAGGTAATATAGACAATATCCACAATCTACAAGATAGTGAACCTAGAGATGAAGTTGACTTACAACAAATTGACAATAGTTCTCATATTGATTTTAAAATCAATGAAAATTTAAAAGCCGAACTAGAAGAAATTAAACATTCATTAAGTAAAATAGATAACAATACTTATGGTATTTGTGAGTATTGTGAAGATGATATTCATCCTGAAAGACTTAAGGTTAAACCTCATGCAAAATATTGTATCAATTGTCGTGAAAATTTAGAAAAAAGGAAAGAGCTATGA
- a CDS encoding 23S rRNA (pseudouridine(1915)-N(3))-methyltransferase RlmH: protein MQINLLSIQKNNNDEFSKIDEHYTKLIKKFCSFNEICVFNNKINQAQNTNSIEAKKSYTNALNPYKKGFCIALDEKGKEFTSVEFAKLLQDKNEITFFIGGAYGFEQEFIAQMHTSIALSKMTLVHKFAKTMLLEQIYRAFCINTNHPYHK from the coding sequence ATGCAAATTAATCTTTTAAGCATTCAAAAAAATAATAATGATGAATTTAGTAAGATAGATGAGCATTATACTAAGCTCATTAAGAAATTTTGTAGTTTTAATGAAATATGTGTTTTTAATAACAAAATTAATCAAGCACAAAATACTAACTCTATAGAAGCAAAGAAATCTTATACAAATGCACTAAATCCTTACAAAAAAGGTTTTTGCATAGCATTAGACGAAAAGGGTAAAGAATTTACAAGCGTAGAATTTGCAAAATTATTGCAAGATAAAAATGAAATTACATTTTTTATAGGTGGTGCTTATGGATTTGAGCAAGAATTTATCGCACAAATGCATACAAGCATAGCTCTTAGTAAAATGACCTTAGTACATAAATTTGCTAAAACTATGCTTTTAGAGCAAATTTATCGTGCATTTTGCATTAATACAAATCACCCATATCACAAATAG
- the accD gene encoding acetyl-CoA carboxylase, carboxyltransferase subunit beta, with amino-acid sequence MNFLDIFSSIRRKQAAPSEAPNHWVKCNSCHALMYYKEIETCYNVCPKCNFHMRLNPLKRIELLSDEGSFVEMDKDLHAIDPLKFVDSKSYKKRLAENEEKTGRKSAIISGECTIDGIKTQLVVFDFSFMGGSLGSVEGEKILRAIERAIEKKTPVVIVSASGGARMQESTYSLMQMSKTSAALKLLAEEKLPYISVLTDPTMGGVSASFAWLGDIIMAEPGALVGFAGARVIKQTIGADLPEGFQKAEFLLEHGLIDAIVERSEHKKFIADFLRFFSKN; translated from the coding sequence ATGAATTTTTTAGATATTTTTTCTAGTATAAGACGCAAGCAAGCCGCTCCAAGCGAAGCTCCAAATCACTGGGTAAAATGTAATTCTTGTCATGCGTTGATGTATTATAAAGAAATAGAAACTTGTTATAATGTTTGTCCTAAATGTAATTTTCATATGAGATTAAACCCTCTAAAACGCATTGAATTACTTAGCGATGAAGGCTCTTTTGTGGAAATGGATAAAGACTTACATGCAATCGATCCACTTAAATTTGTAGATAGTAAATCATATAAAAAAAGATTAGCAGAAAATGAAGAAAAAACAGGTAGAAAAAGCGCCATAATAAGCGGAGAATGTACTATAGATGGAATAAAAACTCAACTTGTTGTTTTTGATTTTTCTTTTATGGGCGGAAGTTTAGGCTCAGTAGAAGGTGAAAAAATTCTTAGAGCTATTGAAAGAGCTATTGAGAAAAAAACCCCTGTTGTTATAGTGAGTGCAAGTGGTGGAGCTAGAATGCAAGAAAGCACTTATTCTTTAATGCAAATGAGCAAAACAAGTGCAGCATTAAAACTATTAGCAGAAGAAAAACTTCCTTATATTTCAGTTTTAACTGATCCAACCATGGGTGGTGTAAGTGCGTCTTTTGCTTGGCTTGGAGATATCATCATGGCTGAACCTGGTGCCCTAGTAGGCTTTGCAGGAGCTAGGGTAATTAAACAAACCATAGGAGCTGATTTGCCAGAAGGCTTTCAAAAGGCCGAATTTTTACTTGAACATGGATTAATCGATGCAATTGTAGAAAGAAGTGAACATAAAAAATTTATAGCAGACTTTTTAAGATTTTTTTCTAAAAACTAA